Proteins encoded within one genomic window of Gadus chalcogrammus isolate NIFS_2021 chromosome 6, NIFS_Gcha_1.0, whole genome shotgun sequence:
- the LOC130384678 gene encoding protein yippee-like 1, which yields MVKMTKSKTFQAYLPSCHRTYSCIHCRAHLANHDELISKSFQGSQGRAYLFNSVVNVGCGPAEERVLLTGLHAVADIYCENCKTTLGWKYEHAFESSQKYKEGKFIIELAHMIKDNGWE from the exons ATGGTGAAGATGACCAAGTCGAAGACCTTCCAGGCTTACCTGCCCAGCTGCCATCGTACCTACAGCTGCATCCACTGCCGCGCACACCTGGCCAACCACGATGAGCTCATCTCAAAG tCTTTCCAAGGCAGCCAGGGGAGGGCCTATCTCTTCAACTCTGT GGTGAACGTGGGCTGTGGGCCTGCAGAGGAGCGGgttctcctcacaggtctccacGCCGTGGCTGACATCTACTGTGAAAACTGTAAAACCACCCTGGGCTGGAAATAC GAGCACGCGTTCGAGAGCAGCCAGAAGTACAAAGAGGGGAAGTTCATCATCGAGCTGGCTCACATGATCAAGGACAACGGCTGGGAGtga